In the genome of Vanacampus margaritifer isolate UIUO_Vmar chromosome 1, RoL_Vmar_1.0, whole genome shotgun sequence, one region contains:
- the LOC144061761 gene encoding ataxin-7-like protein 2 isoform X1: protein MAAVEGRCLNLEDFIGLNWNCWVDGVNILTSDAETCAQGGSKYGRSSRESVSLWKEDMHIYGECPSRDDFYLVVCGHCSQVVKPQAFERHCERRHGLPPKTCGQGRHLAPQPRPRRGCPANDGHYPDVILRSHHIHDLKPVKTQKKDRSLSSAVNPPALPLQSAFTLLSGGPPAQSLGLGCPSSSTNSPAAKRSSRSPTPPLQGPITQKQECDLKNQSCAPDPGKKPPCKRIYNTKVVSVAVKWRAAGQDLDALQENINMRNCHILRASSQNVPEDEADGTVNVEVQTLYPFNQNLLSSEENEGDELEDAADLSATPWHPKPLGLCTFGCRPLGCSLFTFDRRLHHLRFALAAMLERHVTAQLWKKIPQASSTLRSRRVAGSSVKSGPGRSLCTATATSQLESAPQGTNVPRPASGHAPGEKTSPCPLSPGSDCKRLGQKRKADSDSKPLKCQRLNSLPCDECVSWTGDGASDLLSCAHGNGKRSKRAQKTTERI, encoded by the exons CAGAGACGTGTGCCCAAGGTGGCAGCAAGTATGGGAGGAGTAGTCGTGAGAGTGTTAGCCTCTGGAAAGAAG ACATGCACATATATGGCGAGTGTCCCTCCCGTGACGATTTCTACTTGGTGGTTTGCGGCCACTGCAGCCAGGTGGTAAAGCCGCAAGCCTTTGAGCGACACTGTGAGAGGAGACATGGCCTCCCCCCAAAGACGTGCGGGCAGGGGCGTCACTTGGCCCCTCAGCCACGACCTCGACGTGGCTGCCCCGCCAACGATGGACATTATCCAGACGTGATTTTAAGATCACATCACATCCATGATCTCAAGCCGGTGAAGACCCAAAAGAAAGATCGGAG TTTATCTTCAGCAGTGAACCCGCCGGCCCTTCCTCTCCAGTCTGCTTTCACACTTTTGAGTGGGGGTCCTCCAGCTCAGTCCCTGGGCCTTGGTTGTCCCTCTTCATCCACTAACTCGCCAGCAGCCAAGCGCTCAAGTCGCTCTCCCACTCCTCCTCTGCAGGGACCGATAACCCAAA AGCAAGAATGTGACCTAAAAAATCAAAGCTGTGCTCCAGATCCAGGAAAGAAACCACCCTGCAAGCGAATATacaat ACTAAAGTCGTCTCTGTGGCTGTGAAGTGGCGTGCTGCAGGTCAAGACTTGGACGCTCTCCAAGAGAACATAAACATGAGAAACTGCCACATTCTCAG GGCTTCATCACAAAACGTTCCAGAAGACGAGGCAGACGGCACCGTCAACGTGGAGGTCCAAACCCTGTATCCCTTCAACCAGAACCTGCTGTCCAGCGAGGAAAATGAAGGCGATGAGCTAGAGGACGCCGCTGACTTGTCTGCCACACCTTGGCACCCCAAACCTCTTGGT CTATGCACTTTTGGATGCCGCCCGCTCGGATGCAGCCTCTTCACCTTCGACAGACGCCTGCACCACCTGCGCTTCGCCCTTGCCGCCATGTTGGAGCGCCATGTTACTGCCCAACTGTGGAA GAAAATACCTCAAGCATCATCAACTCTCAGGTCACGTCGCGTCGCAGGCTCTTCTGTCAAGAGTGGTCCCGGACGCTCCCTTTGCACCGCCACCGCTACCTCACAACTGGAAAGTGCACCTCAGGGTACCAACGTGCCAAGGCCAGCCAGTGGTCACGCCCCTGGTGAGAAAACATCGCCCTGTCCTCTTAGCCCGGGTTCCGACTGCAAACGTCTTGGACAAAAGCGAAAAGCCGACAGTGACTCGAAACCTCTCAAGTGTCAACGTTTGAACTCCCTTCCTTGCGACGAGTGCGTCTCTTGGACGGGAGACGGTGCCTCTGATTTGCTGTCGTGTGCTCACGGCAACGGGAAGAGGTCGAAAAGA GCGCAAAAGACGACGGAAAGAATTTGA
- the LOC144061761 gene encoding ataxin-7-like protein 2 isoform X3, with protein sequence MAAVEGRCLNLEDFIGLNWNCWVDGVNILTSDAETCAQGGSKYGRSSRESVSLWKEDMHIYGECPSRDDFYLVVCGHCSQVVKPQAFERHCERRHGLPPKTCGQGRHLAPQPRPRRGCPANDGHYPDVILRSHHIHDLKPVKTQKKDRSLSSAVNPPALPLQSAFTLLSGGPPAQSLGLGCPSSSTNSPAAKRSSRSPTPPLQGPITQKQECDLKNQSCAPDPGKKPPCKRIYNWRAAGQDLDALQENINMRNCHILRASSQNVPEDEADGTVNVEVQTLYPFNQNLLSSEENEGDELEDAADLSATPWHPKPLGLCTFGCRPLGCSLFTFDRRLHHLRFALAAMLERHVTAQLWKKIPQASSTLRSRRVAGSSVKSGPGRSLCTATATSQLESAPQGTNVPRPASGHAPGEKTSPCPLSPGSDCKRLGQKRKADSDSKPLKCQRLNSLPCDECVSWTGDGASDLLSCAHGNGKRSKRAQKTTERI encoded by the exons CAGAGACGTGTGCCCAAGGTGGCAGCAAGTATGGGAGGAGTAGTCGTGAGAGTGTTAGCCTCTGGAAAGAAG ACATGCACATATATGGCGAGTGTCCCTCCCGTGACGATTTCTACTTGGTGGTTTGCGGCCACTGCAGCCAGGTGGTAAAGCCGCAAGCCTTTGAGCGACACTGTGAGAGGAGACATGGCCTCCCCCCAAAGACGTGCGGGCAGGGGCGTCACTTGGCCCCTCAGCCACGACCTCGACGTGGCTGCCCCGCCAACGATGGACATTATCCAGACGTGATTTTAAGATCACATCACATCCATGATCTCAAGCCGGTGAAGACCCAAAAGAAAGATCGGAG TTTATCTTCAGCAGTGAACCCGCCGGCCCTTCCTCTCCAGTCTGCTTTCACACTTTTGAGTGGGGGTCCTCCAGCTCAGTCCCTGGGCCTTGGTTGTCCCTCTTCATCCACTAACTCGCCAGCAGCCAAGCGCTCAAGTCGCTCTCCCACTCCTCCTCTGCAGGGACCGATAACCCAAA AGCAAGAATGTGACCTAAAAAATCAAAGCTGTGCTCCAGATCCAGGAAAGAAACCACCCTGCAAGCGAATATacaat TGGCGTGCTGCAGGTCAAGACTTGGACGCTCTCCAAGAGAACATAAACATGAGAAACTGCCACATTCTCAG GGCTTCATCACAAAACGTTCCAGAAGACGAGGCAGACGGCACCGTCAACGTGGAGGTCCAAACCCTGTATCCCTTCAACCAGAACCTGCTGTCCAGCGAGGAAAATGAAGGCGATGAGCTAGAGGACGCCGCTGACTTGTCTGCCACACCTTGGCACCCCAAACCTCTTGGT CTATGCACTTTTGGATGCCGCCCGCTCGGATGCAGCCTCTTCACCTTCGACAGACGCCTGCACCACCTGCGCTTCGCCCTTGCCGCCATGTTGGAGCGCCATGTTACTGCCCAACTGTGGAA GAAAATACCTCAAGCATCATCAACTCTCAGGTCACGTCGCGTCGCAGGCTCTTCTGTCAAGAGTGGTCCCGGACGCTCCCTTTGCACCGCCACCGCTACCTCACAACTGGAAAGTGCACCTCAGGGTACCAACGTGCCAAGGCCAGCCAGTGGTCACGCCCCTGGTGAGAAAACATCGCCCTGTCCTCTTAGCCCGGGTTCCGACTGCAAACGTCTTGGACAAAAGCGAAAAGCCGACAGTGACTCGAAACCTCTCAAGTGTCAACGTTTGAACTCCCTTCCTTGCGACGAGTGCGTCTCTTGGACGGGAGACGGTGCCTCTGATTTGCTGTCGTGTGCTCACGGCAACGGGAAGAGGTCGAAAAGA GCGCAAAAGACGACGGAAAGAATTTGA
- the LOC144061761 gene encoding ataxin-7-like protein 2 isoform X2, with translation MAAVEGRCLNLEDFIGLNWNCWVDGVNILTSDETCAQGGSKYGRSSRESVSLWKEDMHIYGECPSRDDFYLVVCGHCSQVVKPQAFERHCERRHGLPPKTCGQGRHLAPQPRPRRGCPANDGHYPDVILRSHHIHDLKPVKTQKKDRSLSSAVNPPALPLQSAFTLLSGGPPAQSLGLGCPSSSTNSPAAKRSSRSPTPPLQGPITQKQECDLKNQSCAPDPGKKPPCKRIYNTKVVSVAVKWRAAGQDLDALQENINMRNCHILRASSQNVPEDEADGTVNVEVQTLYPFNQNLLSSEENEGDELEDAADLSATPWHPKPLGLCTFGCRPLGCSLFTFDRRLHHLRFALAAMLERHVTAQLWKKIPQASSTLRSRRVAGSSVKSGPGRSLCTATATSQLESAPQGTNVPRPASGHAPGEKTSPCPLSPGSDCKRLGQKRKADSDSKPLKCQRLNSLPCDECVSWTGDGASDLLSCAHGNGKRSKRAQKTTERI, from the exons AGACGTGTGCCCAAGGTGGCAGCAAGTATGGGAGGAGTAGTCGTGAGAGTGTTAGCCTCTGGAAAGAAG ACATGCACATATATGGCGAGTGTCCCTCCCGTGACGATTTCTACTTGGTGGTTTGCGGCCACTGCAGCCAGGTGGTAAAGCCGCAAGCCTTTGAGCGACACTGTGAGAGGAGACATGGCCTCCCCCCAAAGACGTGCGGGCAGGGGCGTCACTTGGCCCCTCAGCCACGACCTCGACGTGGCTGCCCCGCCAACGATGGACATTATCCAGACGTGATTTTAAGATCACATCACATCCATGATCTCAAGCCGGTGAAGACCCAAAAGAAAGATCGGAG TTTATCTTCAGCAGTGAACCCGCCGGCCCTTCCTCTCCAGTCTGCTTTCACACTTTTGAGTGGGGGTCCTCCAGCTCAGTCCCTGGGCCTTGGTTGTCCCTCTTCATCCACTAACTCGCCAGCAGCCAAGCGCTCAAGTCGCTCTCCCACTCCTCCTCTGCAGGGACCGATAACCCAAA AGCAAGAATGTGACCTAAAAAATCAAAGCTGTGCTCCAGATCCAGGAAAGAAACCACCCTGCAAGCGAATATacaat ACTAAAGTCGTCTCTGTGGCTGTGAAGTGGCGTGCTGCAGGTCAAGACTTGGACGCTCTCCAAGAGAACATAAACATGAGAAACTGCCACATTCTCAG GGCTTCATCACAAAACGTTCCAGAAGACGAGGCAGACGGCACCGTCAACGTGGAGGTCCAAACCCTGTATCCCTTCAACCAGAACCTGCTGTCCAGCGAGGAAAATGAAGGCGATGAGCTAGAGGACGCCGCTGACTTGTCTGCCACACCTTGGCACCCCAAACCTCTTGGT CTATGCACTTTTGGATGCCGCCCGCTCGGATGCAGCCTCTTCACCTTCGACAGACGCCTGCACCACCTGCGCTTCGCCCTTGCCGCCATGTTGGAGCGCCATGTTACTGCCCAACTGTGGAA GAAAATACCTCAAGCATCATCAACTCTCAGGTCACGTCGCGTCGCAGGCTCTTCTGTCAAGAGTGGTCCCGGACGCTCCCTTTGCACCGCCACCGCTACCTCACAACTGGAAAGTGCACCTCAGGGTACCAACGTGCCAAGGCCAGCCAGTGGTCACGCCCCTGGTGAGAAAACATCGCCCTGTCCTCTTAGCCCGGGTTCCGACTGCAAACGTCTTGGACAAAAGCGAAAAGCCGACAGTGACTCGAAACCTCTCAAGTGTCAACGTTTGAACTCCCTTCCTTGCGACGAGTGCGTCTCTTGGACGGGAGACGGTGCCTCTGATTTGCTGTCGTGTGCTCACGGCAACGGGAAGAGGTCGAAAAGA GCGCAAAAGACGACGGAAAGAATTTGA
- the amigo1 gene encoding amphoterin-induced protein 1: MSQPSSPKRAPRSDCLERALTLAVCMGLLWPPGGASVAPCICASNILSCSKMNLSSVPAGLPLYTAVLDLSYNDIVRLRSEWTPVKLPKLRNLILSHNNLLFLSLEAFVNVKHLRYLDLSSNKLPQLEEFVFEPLVHLEVLLLYNNKITRIDHSAFITTLNLQKLYLSHNQISRFPAELIREKSRLEKLSLLDVSSNKIKKLPLDEMRLLPAWLRNGLYFHNNPLPCHCDLYTLVAHWELRKLNSVADFRDDFTCVLPGPQKVQVDVFDLSGDSMNCSTFKEAEEEAFLEQTLILGCDTKHRNMLKTWTLPGPAALIPGANQTANVMPDGSLKVSPIRSEDSGTYTCFATSEAFNETIYVVLKVHNFTMHGGSETLNTAYTTLVGCLASVVLVLVYLYLTPCRCFCCPGKGKGRGDDSIRSSVLSVTPTHGGDPSALNRHVVFTDAKEARGQNGKLNPNGDQDDEEADAEARSLMKGTRKKSVAESISSVFSDTPMMV; encoded by the coding sequence ATGTCGCAGCCGTCCAGCCCAAAGCGAGCGCCCCGGAGCGACTGCTTGGAACGAGCCCTAACCCTGGCCGTGTGCATGGGCCTCCTGTGGCCTCCGGGGGGGGCGTCGGTGGCGCCCTGCATCTGCGCCTCCAACATCCTGAGCTGCTCCAAGATGAACCTGAGCAGCGTGCCGGCGGGGCTGCCGCTCTACACGGCCGTCCTGGATCTCAGCTACAACGACATCGTGCGGCTGAGGTCCGAGTGGACCCCGGTGAAGCTCCCGAAACTGCGTAACCTGATACTGAGCCACAACAATCTGCTCTTCCTGTCTTTGGAGGCCTTTGTGAACGTGAAGCACCTGCGCTACCTGGACCTGTCCTCCAACAAGCTGCCGCAGCTGGAGGAGTTTGTCTTTGAGCCGCTGGTCCACCTGGAGGTTCTCCTgttgtacaacaacaaaatcacccGGATCGACCACTCGGCCTTCATCACCACGCTCAACCTGCAGAAGCTCTACCTGAGCCACAACCAAATCTCCCGATTCCCCGCGGAGCTCATCAGGGAGAAGTCCCGTCTGGAGAAGCTCAGCCTGCTGGACGTGTCGTCCAACAAGATCAAAAAGCTCCCGCTGGACGAGATGCGCTTGCTGCCCGCCTGGTTGAGGAACggcctctatttccacaacaaccCGCTGCCGTGCCACTGTGACCTCTACACGCTGGTCGCCCACTGGGAACTGCGCAAGCTCAACTCTGTGGCGGACTTCCGAGACGACTTCACCTGCGTCCTGCCGGGCCCGCAGAAGGTCCAGGTGGACGTGTTTGACCTGAGCGGCGACAGCATGAACTGCAGTACCTTCAAGGAAGCCGAAGAGGAAGCCTTTCTGGAGCAAACGCTCATCCTGGGATGCGACACCAAGCATAGGAACATGCTCAAAACCTGGACGCTTCCCGGACCCGCCGCGCTGATTCCGGGCGCAAACCAGACGGCCAACGTCATGCCGGACGGCAGCCTGAAAGTCAGTCCGATCCGGTCCGAGGACTCCGGAACCTACACCTGCTTTGCCACCAGCGAGGCCTTCAACGAGACCATCTACGTGGTGCTGAAGGTCCACAACTTCACCATGCACGGCGGCAGCGAGACCCTCAACACGGCCTACACCACCTTGGTGGGCTGCCTGGCCAGCGTGGTCCTGGTCCTGGTCTACCTCTACCTGACGCCGTGCCGCTGCTTCTGCTGCCCCGGCAAGGGCAAAGGCCGGGGAGACGACAGCATCCGCTCGTCCGTGCTCAGCGTGACCCCCACCCACGGGGGGGACCCCTCGGCGCTCAACAGGCACGTGGTCTTCACGGACGCCAAGGAGGCCCGGGGCCAGAACGGCAAGCTCAACCCCAACGGGGATCAGGATGACGAGGAGGCGGACGCCGAGGCTCGCTCGCTGATGAAAGGAACCAGGAAGAAGTCCGTGGCCGAGTCCATCAGCTCCGTCTTCTCGGACACGCCCATGATGGTCTGA